The Juglans regia cultivar Chandler chromosome 11, Walnut 2.0, whole genome shotgun sequence genome contains the following window.
TTGTCTGAAATGGAAATTTATGATCGTGGAGCTTGGTCTAGTTGATTGTTTTGTACTATTAGTATTTTCTCTTGATCGCAGATTTCGGTATTTCTATGTTCTTTTATTAGTGTGATGATTAGCAAGAACATAAAGTTCTCGAGGATTTGGTATTCCCGAAGTGTATTCGCgccattttttctcaaattcttgcaTCAACGGGACGGTAATTATGAATCCTTATGCGAAAATTGGGTGAGAAGAATGACAGAGTTACATATTTCCCGTAATACTCAATGTTTATTCATTATGATTTCAAGTGTTTATATACACACATTACAGGAGGTTCTAGAATCAGAAAAGGGAATAAAAGGTTGTTACAAGCATTGGAGAGAATAACAGAAAAGTTTTCCTACGGTTATTCTTGCACTCTACACTGCTGTACAGTTTGTAATGCATCTATGCTAATAAAGAATAGATCAGGAACATTAGGGCTTACGCTCTGCATATTGGTGCGGGTTCATAGCCGATTGATTCAATGAACAACAGTGTAGTTCCCTTCGaattatcattttctatttcctttatCACTTTGTTTAGTTGGTGAAAAACCTGGGATAATTCCTTTTTTGAATCATATGGTTCATTTGTTGTAGACTCATTGCGCTGAATTCAGCTTAGGAAATTTTGATATCTTGTAAGATATACAgtttaaattatttgagttgGCTACATTTTCTCACTAAGTAAACTGATCTTTATCGATTTGTGATATCTCCCACTTGCTTCTTCACCTAAATTGTTCTGATTACAGCTGCTGGAGGTTTCAGTTCAGTGTGTTCTTTGCTAAATTTGCGATAATGGAGGTTGGTGCAAACCAAAATCTACGACATGTAAGTACTGAAAATGTTGGATTTAGGTCTATAGTGCTGACAGAATGGTGTTTCAACCCAACTATTATGTCTCTCGGATACAATTACCTGCTTAAGCTTTTAGACTTTGTTCCCAGCATTTCCTTTCTCTTATTGGTGGATGGGAGCTTGCACATTCATTAGCTTGTGCATATGCTATTTTCTTTAGCTCTCAAATAATCACTTCCATTGATTTTGAATAATGGCGATTTCTCATGTTAGCTCTACTTGATGAACATATCGGTTGTACTTTGAATTCATCATGGTTATATTTGGTTGTAGATAATTGGATTTGATTGGAGACTCAGTTCAGCGTTATTCGGAAACCATGCTTTCACagaattttttacttatttatttatcttcttatgGTTTGTGGATATGGCTCGGGGAAGGAGGGTGCCTCTTGGCATTTTCCTTCACATTGAAGTCCATGAGAATATGGAAACTAATGGACAGGGAACTGGAATTCTCAGGCCCCAATAGATGTTACCACTTGCAACCATAGcaagttttttttaacaaaattggATAATTGACATCTCAAAACATATTTCAGGATCGAATGAGTGATATTCGGAGTATTGGAAGCAATTATTACCCATCCAGCCAATCTAGGAAGATCTCTATTGGGGTTGTGGTTGACTTAGTCACCAAGAAAAAATCTGGACCTGCAAAGGAAGATAAGGTCACAGTGCTAGGTGCAGAAAATATGAATCCTAATGTGGAGAATTCCATCGAAGTGAGAAAGAAGGGGCAACGAGTCACAACTCCTGGTAAAGGGAAACCAACAGACACTCTGGAGCAAGAGAGTTCCCCATGGATTACTACTAGATCACTTTACCAGCAAGCACATGCTCCAGAGACCGTTCTTCATGCACAACCAGCCACTAGTGGCTGTCAAAACAAGTTTAATGGACAAAATAATGAAATGGCAGCACGCTCGGTTCAATCTTTTGTGAACAAGACATCAATTCTACAACCTGGTGATGGCAAGCAGAACACGTTTGATGGGTTTAGCTACAAAAGGAAGGGAGTGAAGGATGGAACCACAGAAATGGAGGAATTTACCTTTGCAACTACACAAAAAGTTGATGCGTCCAACAAAATGGCAATAGAGGATAAAGCAGGTAAAACAGGAAACAAGACCGAATCTTTGAGAATGAAGCTCTGGGAAATACTGGGAAATGTTTCTTCCCCTACAAATGAGTATTCAAACTCTCAGAGACATAAGGTTGGTGCCAATGATATAGAGCCGGGGCAGAATTTTGATCGGAAGGTCGGTACGGTTGTCAGGCGTGGACATAATTCAGATACAATAGAAACTGATTCTGAAGCTTCTGATCATGCTAGTACGAGACCTGTAACTCATACTTTGATCCGAAAAGGAGCACCACTGAAAGTGCAAGTTAAGGTGACTACATGTGGTCCATCCACTGGTTACATGCAGAAGCACAAACAGAAGAACTTTTCTTTGGATGAAGGATGGTCGGGGAGAGTAAATAGTGCTGTCAATGGTGGTTCCTCAAAGCTTATGAGGAAGAACATTGAGAGTATTAGAGTTAAGCCACGCAAGATTGTATTTCCTAAAACGGATAATACAGATAAGATTCAGGAAACAAGTTATAGGAGTGAAACAACAGTTCCTGCTGAGAAAACATTTTCACATGGCAATAAAATGGAAGATATTCATGATTGCGTATCTGAGGATGAGAGAGAGTGGTTTGGACCGGAGAATAAAATCCTAGAGCAAAATTCGCATCAACCGCCATTGACAGACAAGGCCGGTCAGCAGGAGTTCAAAAGTCCAGGAAATGGGGACCGACAAGACATCGTTAATCCTTCTTTACAAGACATTGCCAATCCGTCCTTACAAAATGATGTGGAACCACAAGATACTTTCCAAAGTCCCCGATTTAAAACGCCCTTCTCAAGTTCTACCCCTACCTCAACGCCAAATACGGACCAACTAGTAGATAATTCCCATTCGTCATCTCCAAGAAGTGACCAACTGGTAAATGGTGTCAGCAATCCTGCACCTGCAGGGAGAATAATTACCATGGGAGATATTCGTAGCTTCAGTACTTTGCAGACTTCAAATAGACAGACAGACTTTTTGGTATCCTTGTTTATGTTAGAGGTTATAGCGTTACATTTTCGCCGGTTTCTT
Protein-coding sequences here:
- the LOC109007772 gene encoding meiosis-specific protein ASY3-like — translated: MEVGANQNLRHDRMSDIRSIGSNYYPSSQSRKISIGVVVDLVTKKKSGPAKEDKVTVLGAENMNPNVENSIEVRKKGQRVTTPGKGKPTDTLEQESSPWITTRSLYQQAHAPETVLHAQPATSGCQNKFNGQNNEMAARSVQSFVNKTSILQPGDGKQNTFDGFSYKRKGVKDGTTEMEEFTFATTQKVDASNKMAIEDKAGKTGNKTESLRMKLWEILGNVSSPTNEYSNSQRHKVGANDIEPGQNFDRKVGTVVRRGHNSDTIETDSEASDHASTRPVTHTLIRKGAPLKVQVKVTTCGPSTGYMQKHKQKNFSLDEGWSGRVNSAVNGGSSKLMRKNIESIRVKPRKIVFPKTDNTDKIQETSYRSETTVPAEKTFSHGNKMEDIHDCVSEDEREWFGPENKILEQNSHQPPLTDKAGQQEFKSPGNGDRQDIVNPSLQDIANPSLQNDVEPQDTFQSPRFKTPFSSSTPTSTPNTDQLVDNSHSSSPRSDQLVNGVSNPAPAGRIITMGDIRSFSTLQTSNRQTDFLGDAGELKSSPPMESVATIEEKDTEDDLSESSAEERDCKSLEEGSPIIEAYTGCGERDTLHSEPGDADQPKFMLHSTKRLWTCEGIRFDNINPTSSSPKGTGESNWIQEPLEESQEDELLRAIKLFALELQKTQSKIKSETTKKSSRILMSISDGIYFQLQNLESHIQKDVGKITALSKSKRKRVEGKLEEKRKELKLIHENFKEDINRHLQDYRSALEGLETHHIELKGTMEKQKASHRKLLLQVEEALEAQLNDAQRRIAAIHELARGKTLQLKGVISLCLKDGILS